From Acinonyx jubatus isolate Ajub_Pintada_27869175 chromosome B2, VMU_Ajub_asm_v1.0, whole genome shotgun sequence, a single genomic window includes:
- the LOC128315476 gene encoding small nuclear ribonucleoprotein G-like, which translates to MGKKLRSQLNGGGQGQGGFGPFMSLLMDERMGTATSRQQNNVGRVIKRGKSIAMTEALARAETMAGFTRESAPFHSTCFIII; encoded by the coding sequence ATGGGCAAGAAGTTACGGTCACAATTAAATGGTGGCGGACAAGGCCAAGGGGGATTTGGTCCCTTTATGAGTCTTTTGATGGATGAACGCATGGGGACAGCAACCAGTAGGCAACAGAACAATGTGGGAAGGGTGataaagagaggaaagagcatCGCCATGACAGAAGCGTTGGCTAGAGCAGAGACAATGGCTGGGTTCACCAGAGAGAGTGCTCCCTTCCACAGCACCTGTTTTATTATCATATAA
- the LOC106976249 gene encoding voltage-dependent anion-selective channel protein 3-like: MVECCLGGVETSPLVGGICNTPTYCDLRKAAKDDFNKGYGFGSVKVRLRTKSCRGVEFSTSGHAYTDTEKAAGNLETKYKVCSYGLAFTQKWNIDDTLGTEIASQSKLAEGSKHTLDTVFAPNPGKKSGKLKASYKWDCFSLGSNVDADFSGPTIFGFGGWLAGSQTSFDTARSKLPQNGVALGYTAADFQLHMHVSDGPEFGESVYQEVNGKIGTSINVAWMAGSNNIQAVELLYLLQEIRRARPDWVILRPLDQESN; encoded by the coding sequence ATGGTAGAGTGTTGCCTTGGCGGAGTGGAGACCAGCCCTCTGGTTGGAGGTATATGTAACACACCGACTTACTGTGACCTACGGAAGGCTGCCAAAGATGACTTCAACAAAGGCTACGGATTTGGCTCGGTCAAAGTACGTCTGAGAACTAAGTCATGTAGGGGAGTGGAATTTTCTACTTCTGGTCATGCTTACACTGACACAGAGAAAGCGGCAGGCAACCTAGAGACCAAGTATAAGGTCTGTAGCTACGGACTTGCCTTCACCCAGAAATGGAACATAGACGATACTCTTGGAACAGAAATCGCTTCACAGAGTAAGTTGGCTGAAGGGTCGAAACATACTCTCGATACCGTATTTGCACCGAACCCAGGAAAGAAGAGTGGGAAATTGAAGGCCTCCTACAAATGGGATTGTTTCAGTCTCGGCAGTAATGTTGATGCAGATTTTTCTGGACCGACCATCTTTGGCTTTGGAGGTTGGCTTGCTGGCTCTCAGACGAGTTTTGACACAGCCAGATCCAAACTGCCACAGAATGGTGTCGCCCTGGGTTACACAGCTGCCGACTTCCAGCTGCACATGCATGTGAGTGATGGCCCTGAATTTGGAGAGTCTGTCTACCAGGAGGTTAATGGGAAGATTGGAACATCAATAAACGTTGCTTGGATGGCTGGCAGTAACAATATCCAGGCTGTAGAACTTCTCTATCTGCTACAGGAAATAAGACGAGCCCGACCGGACTGGGTTATACTCAGACCCTTGGACCAGGAGTCAAACTGA